The Halorhabdus rudnickae DNA segment CCGTCCATGTGACGGTTACCCATTACACCCTGTGGATACATATGAAGGCTTATTTCATCATATGTGGAAAGATGTGAAAGATGCGAGCCGATGGGACAGGCAGGGATGGACTGTGCTGAGCGACGAGCGGCGGTACCAGTTGCTGTATCTCGTCCTGTATGCGGCAGCGAACGGTATTTCGGGATACCGGAACGTCTTCTTCGAGGACATCGGTCTCTCGGAGGCCCAGATGGGGGTAATCGGCGCGGTACTGGTCGGGGCCGGGATCCTCGTCCAGCCGATCTGGGGGGTGCTGGCCGACGCCTACGGTCGGACAAAACTCGCGATGGCCGTCGGTGCGCTCGTCTCGATCGTTGGCGGCCTGCTGTTTCCGCTGGGGTTGATCGTCGAGTCGCCGTTTCTGTTGATGCTGCTGGCGGCGGTCATCTACTCGGCGTTCCGCTCGCCCATCATCCCGCTTGCAAACTCCATGGTGATGGGTTCCGGGATCAACTTCGGGAACGTGCGGGCGTTCGGGAGCGTCGCTTTCGGCGTCGGCATCCTCGCGATGGGGCCGCTGGTCGACGCGTTCGGGACGGCCACGATCTTCGTGGTTTACGCCGTCGGGATGGTCATCTTTGTCGTCTCGTTGCGCGAACTCCCGAAACCACCAGCCACCGATCTCACGCCGGAGTTCCGTGCGGACAGTCTTCGCTTGGTCACTGATCGACGGTTCGTCCTGTTGTTGCTGGTCGCGGTCTTGATCGGGGCGGCAACGACAACCGGAGGCGCCTTTTTCTCGGTGTACATCCGAGCAATCGACGCGGGCGATTCGATGACCGGCGCGGCCTGGTTCGTCCGGACTCTCGCTGAGGCGGCCGTCTTCGTCGGGGCGGCCCGCCTCGGGTGGCGCCACCGCTCGCAGTTGCTCCTCGGGACAGTGATCCTTGCACTTTCCTTTGTCCTGTACGTGACGCCCGGGACACTCCCGGCAGTTTTCCTGGCACAAGTGCCCCAGGGGGCCGGGTTCGCCTTCTTCACGTTGGCGTCGGTCTCGCTGGCACACGAGTACGCTCCCGAGGCGTTGAGTGCCTCTGCCCAGGCGGCGCTGGCGGCGATCGGACTCGGGACCGGCCGAGTTGCGGGCCAGGTCGTCGGTGGCTGGATCGCGACCGTCGTCGGTGTCGAGGGGATGTACGTCTACGTCGTCTTGGCCGCCGGGATCGCCGGATTGCTGAGTTTGGGATTTTTCGTCTCGCCAAGCTCGGATCGATCTGTCACCGTCGGGTGACTGACTGGTCGCCCGTTCCTCGTCGTGGTTCTCGGGGATCACTATCGTCTGGCGCGGCGTTCGGGGTCTGTGGCGGTGACAGGGCCGATCGCGCGCCGACCGGGACTTCCTCACGGGGTTAGCTCCGTTTCGAAACCTTCAATTGTGCCTGCAAACTACGAAGGGATACGAAGGTCGATCGGGTTGGTGGTCTAGGTTGGTTATGACACCTCCTTGACATGGAGGAGGTCGGCGGTTCAAATCCGCCCCAACCCACTTGCGCGACGCGCATTCCTCAAGGAAACAATCCCCGAGCAGTACTGGGGTTTTGTTCCTTTCACCGTTCTCAATTAAACTGCGGAGCAGCTTCTCTTGAGTCACCACAGGGCCGTAAAGCGATTCACTTTCAAGGAGACGCGTCAGCATCAATAAGCTACCGGTAGCTGTGTATTGAAATGGAATTATGACACACCACAGATTGGGCGAATTA contains these protein-coding regions:
- a CDS encoding MFS transporter; this translates as MLSDERRYQLLYLVLYAAANGISGYRNVFFEDIGLSEAQMGVIGAVLVGAGILVQPIWGVLADAYGRTKLAMAVGALVSIVGGLLFPLGLIVESPFLLMLLAAVIYSAFRSPIIPLANSMVMGSGINFGNVRAFGSVAFGVGILAMGPLVDAFGTATIFVVYAVGMVIFVVSLRELPKPPATDLTPEFRADSLRLVTDRRFVLLLLVAVLIGAATTTGGAFFSVYIRAIDAGDSMTGAAWFVRTLAEAAVFVGAARLGWRHRSQLLLGTVILALSFVLYVTPGTLPAVFLAQVPQGAGFAFFTLASVSLAHEYAPEALSASAQAALAAIGLGTGRVAGQVVGGWIATVVGVEGMYVYVVLAAGIAGLLSLGFFVSPSSDRSVTVG